A genome region from Triticum aestivum cultivar Chinese Spring chromosome 2B, IWGSC CS RefSeq v2.1, whole genome shotgun sequence includes the following:
- the LOC123046686 gene encoding uncharacterized protein: MALTLVPSRILELLLHLQEEATERHTDLIVVCHCIGEKAFCSAECRDQEIMIEEEAKNKIAIRCSSCSSLPAGGWNGQQRRTWTWLVLNNVESHMRLTGSGNISGIPVQCSSSSFAYPTSSSPSGYDGRRYRKCSCCCKLFA; this comes from the exons ATGGCGCTCACTCTAGTGCCAAGTAGAATTCTTGAGCTCCTGCTTCACTTGCAAGAAGAAGCT ACAGAAAGGCATACTGATTTAATTGTTGTGTGCCATTGCATCGGTGAGAAGGCATTCTGCAGTGCCGAGTGCCGGGACCAAGAGATCATGATCGAAGAGGAAGCAAAGAACAAGATCGCCATCAGATGCTCGTCCTGCTCATCCCTGCCCGCCGGTGGATGGAACGGACAACAGCGGAGGACATGGACATGGCTCGTCCTGAACAACGTCGAG AGTCATATGAGGCTTACTGGAAGCGGCAACATTAGTGGCATTCCGGTCCAATGCAGCAGTTCAAGCTTTGCATATCCGACATCATCGAGCCCAAG TGGATATGATGGAAGAAGGTACCGGAAATGTTCTTGTTGTTGTAAGCTATTTGCATGA